Within Sander lucioperca isolate FBNREF2018 chromosome 22, SLUC_FBN_1.2, whole genome shotgun sequence, the genomic segment CTGCATTGGTTATTCATTCAACATTAACAACTGATTTATTAACTTTAATAACACTTTTGTGAAGGCTGCCTCATTAGAAAGTGACAGCGACTTGTCTTTGCTCCGTCCCGTTCGCAGCGGTGAAGACGCGCTGTCATATCGACACGCAGAGGAACCATTtaaaagagatgttgaatatGAAAATGTGGCTTCCTACTTGACAATAATAAAAATCAATAAGAAAAGTTTTCAGAACAGTCCCGGGCACCTACGATTACGATGATCCACTTCCCACACCGAGAACCAAAAAAATGACTGTTTGACAAAATCAGAAGTGATGATCTGGCTTCCATGCTTTCCCACAAAACAATgttacatatataaatatatcatttttttgtatttatcacCAGACACCCTCTTGTCTCAGCAAAATCccattttaaaactttaagtTCAAATGAATAGTTTGTTCCTTTTAACTTCCCCAGAGTGTTTGGCCATCAGGgcgggaaagtgtgtgtgtgtgtgtgtgtgtgtgtgtgtgtgtgtgtgtgtgtgtgtgtgtgtgtgtgtgtgtgtgtgtttcccccaGACAGTCTGTTAAGTTTGTATCTTCTTCAATAATCGGGGGGGTGGGGGCAGAGATGTTATTCTCTCTTTTGATTTTGAGAGTTTAAGTGTgatcattttcactttctccttTTGTATACAGACAAGTTCTTTTTGGATTTCATCCGTTTGTAAAAGTTTGACGAGCATGTCACTGAGCATGTTCATCCCCGTTAATTTGCGTTTGTCTGtgatcactcacacacacacacagagacgtacACACACAGCTTAACCCTCACactcctttgtttttttttttttttaagtttacaagagCTTTATTCACAGACGTCTGGAAGAATGAATGGAAGAGCTTTTTTGTACATAGTTCTTGTACATAAATTGATTTCCTCACGTAGGAGGAGAGGTTGATGGGGGGTGGGGTTGTGGGttttggggggggaggggattAAATTTAATTTAGACCAGTAGACTCTACTTTTCTGAATCTGACtctatttttcattttctaaaGCCTTTTCTCCCAGTCGTGTTGTTGTTTTGGACGGACAGAGAGCTTCTTAACAAGCCAACTGCAGGAAAAACTTGATCTTTGTACCAATTTGCAGACTGATGTCTTTGGTTACCTGTacataattttaaaataataaaaattgcTACTTTGAGTACCTCCCGCGCGTCTtgtctcttcttttctctctccgtcCTCCCGTTGTTGTTGGTCATTTCTCAGAATCATCTGCCCTGAACTTTACTTTCAAAGGTGAATTTTGCtgtatttttctcttttgtctGCAAACTTTTTCAAATTATTGGAAAACATGTCTGCagatttttttggttttttaagACACAAACTGCTACAAATGATGACCAAGCtcataatgaaaaaaagaagttgtataataatatatttcttGCCAACAGCACAAAGAGCATGAATTTCTGTTGTCACTGAACATCACGTGCAGTTTTAGACATCAGGACCACATCTAAAATACATGTTTCTTCAAAATAATGACAAATTGCATAAATCTTGGACCTTAATGTTTTTTCTTACTGCAGGAAACATAATATACAGTAATGCAGTATTGTaggaaagtggaaaaaagttgaGTTTCCCCAGAAAACCTGTTTAACCCGCTGGCACGTGTCCCAGCCTGATGGCAGCGgtaatgtagagcccaatagtttctgtgataacagaaccAGGGACGGAATCGCCAAattcagaattaaaaaaaacaacctataAGACAGATTCTCTACATTAAGTcttaaaagctaactggagatttgaaaatatgactttcCAACCAAGCCGCCCCACTggaactgtagtttaaaaaacgtcttaaaaatacattaaaaaaatattcccAGTGGCTTAAGCCTAGTGGGGGGGGGCGAGGCGACTTAGGCccggtgggccaccaggctttTGGTGGGAAAcagtcatttattaaatattcattcagtttttaaatgtaattttgtcCCGTTTGTTCTCTCCCACGCGTCCTAGTTATAGCTCCTCTGAGCGCGCCGGGCCTGCGCTGCTCTTCCCGGTGTGAAAGTCCCTGGCTGGAGCCGATCGCTCCCCCGCCACATGTGTGGTCCCCTGAGAGGGCTGAGCGGCCCCCGGGGGCCGTGGCGCACGGCTCGGTACCGAGGCTCCCTCCTGGAGCAGCTCGCTGAGGGTGGCGATGTAAATCTGCGCCATTTGGAGCGTCTCCGATTTGGAGAGCTTCTTGTCGCTTTCCATGTTGGGGATGACGCTCCGCAGCCGGTCGAAGGCGACGTTGAGCCCCagcatcctcctcctctcccggGCGTTGGCAGCGAGGCGTCTCCGTCTCTGCGCGCGCTCCAAAGTGCACTTGTCCGGCTGGAGGTAGTGCAGCGCGCCCCCGCCGCCGGGCCCCAGCCGCAGCTCCACGATGGCGCACGGAGTGTCCCGGTGGTCGCAGACGCGTCTGGCGCGCTCGGCCCCCGGGCGCTCCTGCGAGCGGCTCCGTTGTAGCAGAGCCTGGATGTCGGCGTGGAGAGCCGCGGGAACCTCGGGGCCGACTCCTCCCTCTGGCTCCACAGAGATGAAGAGGCTTTTACTCGGTGCCAtcactttccctttttttttttcttgtacaaAATTGTACCAAAAGACCAAACACGGTCAGTTCACTGAGAACTTCCAACAAAGTAACACACGTtcaacttttcttcactttgaTGGGGGAATTTATGGAGATGGGAGCCGCGAGAACGCGCAGTGCGTGCTCCCAGGGGCGTGGATAGGGTCGTGTGCTGCCTAATGAACAGAGCCAAAAGACCACTGCAGGAGGTCTATTAACCAAGTTCATCAAAAGAGGATTAGACGCGTCTCAGTGCGCCGCTGTGGGCCGATACATAGAGGCGGCCAAGCAGAGGAgcaggagaggaaggaaggaaggaagggaagatgagaggaagggaggaaggatgaGAGAGGTGGTGTGATGGTAAACTTAAAGGAGAATAAATTATAACCGCCACCCAGTTTCTCTACAGAAACCAAGTACCGTACAACTTTATCCTTAATAAAAGATCTTACTCAGGTATACAGCCTTTGGGTTGTTGCAGATGTTTAAAACTATTAGACATAATTAAACATGGGGGGGGGGACTACAAAGTGCAACAAAAGAAGCAggaacttaacccttgtgttgtcctcgggtcaaatttgacccgttttcaaagtttttgatatcagaaatatgggtttcttaaccaaattgccccaaaaataacttggatgcatacatgtacgttgtatggaacccatacaacatatACATCCATGTTCTTCTCAGGTGAGATTAATGATTACATCCACTGAATTttggttgatttatttaatttaattaaaatggtttcacaacagcatcctgaccaaactttgacataaaccagtctgtgattcactcaacatcctctaaTCCTAACTattctattagtcaaaataattcataatatctgttttttttttcaaactcaaaaattaCGTATttggtttattgaccatgaataaaaaaaaaatgttgaaaagagggacaaaaaCTTTAGAAAGTGgcaaaagcaaagaaaaatgtcaaaagtttttaaaaaataagcgcatttttcaattttgaccagAATGATGGGTTCATGGACGACGGTGAAGACAACACCAGGTTGAGAataccttctttttttaaatcactgcaTATTAATGTGTTAAATGTCTCCGATATTTCACACAAAACCCCTATGTTTGTTAGCATTTCACCACCTTCATTATCCCTTaacattttcacaaaaaatATTCAGCACAAAGTAACAAAATGTGTTCAGACCCCAGAGGAATATGTGAGGTTTTGTTAAGATTGCATGTTTTTGGAACAAAGtccattcattttaaaactcTACCTTCTAAACATTAAAAGTTAAGTTCAGCAAAGAAAGTTCTTTGAGACTTCCCACTGTAAGGTATTTTTATGGCCATATCTTACAATTACTGTGATGTAGTTATCAGATTTGTGGAGGTTGTTCTAAATATTCATCTTGAATCCGTAtcttttaaaaacctttttgagcGTATCATCCTTGGTTTCCCAGGGTAtggctacttttttttttatttttatttttttatttatttactattttatttgtGTCATTAATTTTAGGTTTTAGCAACCTTCAGCgagtttacattttacatttcaaaactTACACATGAAGATTATTTCTTATTCCAGGCAGAGTGAAGGAGGCTTTGAGACTTTAATGTCGGGACAAAAATAATAACTTAGAGATGatatttttggggtttttttggTCACAATTTCTGAGGATGGTGTGTTTGGGGCTGCCATCGTTATTTCTTTCTTACACTTTCATTGGTCTGTTCATAATAATCctgctgtgtttgttttcctcttccaaagcatttttttaattttgttttggaAAAGTGCAACGTAGGCTATATAAATTTGTATTTTAGGCCTGTATGTGTGTCAAACAATATGTCCTGTGTCCTCTTCAGGTTGTAGTGCTGTTGTGATGTTTGTCTCGTGTATTAAAGCTCATCACTGCGGTTCTTTTTTCTAAGGTTAATTAAAAGCGTTGCGGCTCCCTGAGGTTACAGCTCGCCGATGACTGACAGTAACTGGCAGACTTGTATCCTCTGGACAAACTCTTAATGGGATTTAGCAGCGTGTCCTGACCGCCATGTGCCAGCACTCTGCCCGGCCGGGCCTTTACAAACGCCTCAGCATGGCACCGGGGACCGGCACAAAGATGGCTGCGTGACACACAGGAACATAATAGACTCCTTATGGCCAGGAGGACCCTCGCTGTCTGAGGCTGTGGCTCCGTTTCTCTTTGCTCTCCAATCTGGAGCACGTGGGGAGGTTTGGCTTCACGGCTCAGATGACAGTTGTTGGCACGCTCCGCTTTATTAAACCCAATGAAATGGCTCATTGCAGCCAGCGAACGGACACGGGCCGCAGATCAAAAAACCCTCACACCGCCATGACAGGGCCCGTAGCCTACAGATGACACCTACACAACTGTTTAGTCTTCTGACCGTATCGGACCTTCTGTTCCTGACCGTATCGGACCTTCTGTTCCTGACCGTATCGGACCTTCTGTTCTTCTGAGTTTAGGTTTCACGAACACTCCACGTTGCTAGTTGGCAAACctgttttcatttattatttttggaTTAACAGGCGAatgttcatttcatttattatacaggataggattaaaagtaacattaagttacaatataaacgggcctgactccagcaggttcctgttctgcagaaacatagaACGTAGAACAGAGTTACGGTACCTGAGGACAGAAACATTGGTACAGGACATTAGCATGGgctagacagacacagacagctaAAAACAACAGTATAGACAGTGCAAACAAGACTTAGTCAATACATGAACAGTCAATGAGTGTAAGTGTGACTGTTGAGAAGGAACAGTTTGTAtgcctttttgaaatatgtgatggatAGTTGTGTTCAAATTTTGATATATGTATGAAAAAAGGATTTCTGACCatagttgtttttgtatgggGGGGGCTGGAATAAGTGCCTGTGAGACTGACCTAGTGAGGCGTGCTGGTCTCATGTTGTGTGTCGGGAGAAGTGCATTAAGTGCTGGTGAAGAGctattttgaatctgaaaataaaatgtaatagcgTGGCTGTTTATGTAGGTCTGGTAAGTCAGAGCGTTTGAGCGTGTGAGTGCAATGCAGTGGTGAGACGTTTGGTGTGATGTTTTGTATCTTTTAGCCTATTCTACGCAGATTCATCACACTTTCCAGTAGGGGTGTTGAATgtggacgattctgcatcgatgcagcgACAGACTATAATCGATTATAGCCTGCCTGATGTCGGctgctttttttgtatttgccttttgtctgctgTCTTCTTAAAGGTAGCagtcttttttcaacacttttttcgacacatttTTCGatgcttttttcaacttttttttaatgtttttgtcgctttttaaaacattgttaGTGCCTTGTTTGACGCTTTTTTCAAAGCTTTATTCTGTTGTTTTCGAGGCTTTCAGTGCCTtaagtca encodes:
- the atoh1c gene encoding protein atonal homolog 1, with the translated sequence MAPSKSLFISVEPEGGVGPEVPAALHADIQALLQRSRSQERPGAERARRVCDHRDTPCAIVELRLGPGGGGALHYLQPDKCTLERAQRRRRLAANARERRRMLGLNVAFDRLRSVIPNMESDKKLSKSETLQMAQIYIATLSELLQEGASVPSRAPRPPGAAQPSQGTTHVAGERSAPARDFHTGKSSAGPARSEEL